Below is a genomic region from Dechloromonas denitrificans.
CGGTCAAAGGGTTTGCGGCCAACACCTCCGGTGGCTTCCTCGAACTGAATGGTCGTGAATACCTGATTCGCCACCTCGGGCGCAGCGCCCGTCTGGATGATTTGAAGAATCTGGCCCTGACGGCCCGCGAGGGACAGCCGATTCTGCTTCGCCAGGTGGCCGAGGTCGGCTTTTCAGCGGCGATCAAGCGCGGTGACGGTGGCTTCAGCGATCAAAAAGGCAGTGTCCCGGCGGTGTTGCTCAGTATCCAGAAGCAGCCGACGGCCGATACGGTCGACCTGACCAAACGCATCGAAAGCGCGTTGTCCGACCTTAAAGGCAGCGTGCCGCAAGGGATGTCGGCACCGAAGGTGATTTTCCGCCAGGCCGATTTCATCGAGTCGTCGATCGGCAACCTGCAGCTGAAATTGCTGATGGCCGGTTGCCTGGTGGCCGGCGTGCTTTTCTTCTTCCTCGGCAATCTGCGCACCATGCTGATTTCGCTGACCGCCATTCCGCTGTCCATCCTGATCGCAGTACTGGTCTTCAAGTGGCTGGGTTTGTCGATCAATACCATGACCCTGGGCGGTCTGGCGATTGCGATTGGCGAACTGGTCGACGATGCCGTGGTCGATGTCGAGAATATCCTGCGTCGCTTGCGTGAGAAGGCTGCCCGTGGCGAGCCGTATTCGGTGTTCCGGACGGTGATTGATGCCTCACTCGAAGTGCGTACCGCGATTGTGTACGCCACCTTGATCATTGCACTCGTCTTCGTTCCGCTATTTGCCTTGCCGGGGATAGAAGGGCGCCTGTTCGTGCCGCTCGGTGTGGCTTACATTGTTTCGATCCTGGCTTCGCTGATCGTGTCGGTCGTTGTCACGCCGGTCTTGTCGTCTTACTTGCTGCCGGCACTGGTGGCGCATGATCACGGTGAAACGCATCTGGTCATCCGGCTCAAGGCGGCTTACCGCCAGGCGCTGGAAAAAGTGCTGCACGCACCGCGCCTGCCGATTGCGCTGGCCGGTTCGGCCGTTGTGCTGGCCATACTGGCCGTGCCATTTTTTCCAACCACTTTTTTGCCACCGTTCAATGAAGGTTCGATCACGCTCGGCCTGCGCCTGAATCCGGGCGCCACCTTGTCCGAATCGATCCGGATTGCGACAACGGCTGAGGCCGCCCTGCGCAGCCTGCCTGAAATCGAGCACCTTGGTCGTCGCACCGGCCGGGCCGAACTCGACGAGCATGCCGAGGGTGTTCATGTCACCGAGCTGGAAATTCGCCTTAAATCCGGCGGTCGACCGAAGGAAGCGATTTATGCCGACATTCGCCAGCGCTTGAAAGATCTGCCGGCCAGCCTCAGTCTGGGTCAGCCGATTGCCCACCGGATCGACCACATGCTGTCTGGCGTGCGGGCGCAGATGGCCATCAAGCTGTTTGGTGAAGATCTCGATACCCTGCGCGCCCAGGCTGGATTGTTGCGTGAGCGGCTGGCCAAAATCGACGGCATGGCCGATCTGGAAATTGAAAAGCAGGTGCTCGCGCCGCAAATCAAGGTGCGGGTCGATTTCGATGCGGCGGCGCGCTACGGCATTTCGACGGCCCAGCTGACGCGCACGCTGCAGACGCTGGTTGATGGCGAAAAGGTGACGCAGATTGTCGAAGGCAACCGGCGCTTCGATCTGGTCGTCCGTCTGCCTGAGTCGGCCCGTTCGCTCGAAGGGTTGAAAAACCTGCTGGTCGAAACGCCGGGCGGCCGCATTCCGCTGTCCAAACTGGCCAGCATCGAAGATGCCGACGGGCCGAACCAGATCACCCGCGACGAAGGACGGCGGCGCATCGTCATCTCGGCCAATGCGCAGGGCAGGGCGCTGTCCGATGTGGTCGCCGAATTACGTGCGGCGGTCGCCGATTTCCCTTTGCCGGAAGGTTATTTCATCACGCTGGGCGGGCAGTTCCAGGCGCAGGAGGAAGCGGCGAAATTGATTTCCTTGCTGGCGATCGGGTCGACCGTGCTGATCTTCATGGTTCTGTTCAGCCGCTATCAATCTGCATTGCTCGCCGGACTGATCATGGCCAACGTGCCGCTGGCGCTGGTCGGCAGCGTGCTGGGGTTGTGGCTGTCCGGCCAGCCGCTGTCGGTCGCGGCACTGATCGGTTTCATCACGCTGGCCGGCATCGCGACGCGCAACGGCATTTTGAAAATCAGCCATTACCTCAACCTGATGCGCTTCGAAGGCGAAGTCTTCGGGCTGCCGATGATCGTCCGTGGTTCGCTTGAGCGTCTGACACCGGTGCTGATGACCGCGTTGGTTGCCGCTTTCGCGCTGGCGCCGCTGCTCTTTGAAGCCGAACAGCCGGGTACAGAAATCCTGCATCCGGTTGCCGTGGTGATTTTCTCCGGCCTGATCAGCTCGACTCTGCTCGATACCTTCATTACCCCGGCGCTGTTCTGGCTGTTCGGACGAAAAGCGGCTGAACGCCTGGCTGCACAGGAAAGTCGCGAGGCTCTGTAATGGCCGTTTTTGTACTCACATCTTTTGTACTCACATCGTCTGCTAAATATTTTTCTCAGGAGATCAAGATGAACCTCAAAACTCTGTTGACCGCAGCATCCATCGTTTTTTTCCTTTTGTTCGGTGCTTCGCCGGCCCTGGCTCATGCCGAGCACGGCCAGCCGCAACATGGCGGCATCCACGCCGAGGCCGGCGAAGCACAATTCGAGATCGTCGCCCGGGATGGCAAATTGACGGTCTATGTCACCAGCCATGGAGCACCGGTTGATACGGCCGGGGCGAGTGGCAGGCTGACGGTGCTGGCCGGAACGGTCAAAAATGACATAACGCTTGCGCCGGCTGGCAGCAATTTGTTGCAGGGGGTTGGGCCGGTTGCCAGCGGTGCCAAGCTGCTGATCAATGTCCAACTGCCGGGCAAAAAGGCCCTGCAGGCGCGGGCCGTGATGCAATAAGCCAGGGAGAGATCACATGGACTCATTGAATTTGACCCGTCGCAGCGTGCTGCTCGGCCTGGCTGCGCTCACACTGGCACCGGCTGTTACTTGGGCGAAGGCTTCGCCGCCCGTGGTCGATGTCTGGAAAGATCCGAATTGCGGCTGTTGCATCGATTGGGTGGCGCATCTCAAGGAAAACGGTTTTCAGGTTCGCCTGTTCGATAGCGGCAACGAGGCGGCACGCCGCCGTCTTGGCATGCCGGCGCAACTCGGCTCATGCCACACGGCGCTGGTGGCTGGCTATGTGCTTGAAGGACACGTCCCGGCCCGTGAAATCCGTCGCTTGCTGAGTGAGAAACCGGCGGCGCTCGGACTTGCCGTGCCGGGCATGCCGGTCGGTTCGCCCGGGATGGATGGCCCGGCTTACCGAGGGCGGCGCGATGCTTATTCGGTGCTGCTGGTCGAGCGAGATGGCAAAACGCGGGTTTTTGAGTCTTATCAGCAATCCGGGTCATAATCGCCGGATGATTCTGAAGAAAACCGAACACCTGCCATCGAACGATAAGGGGACTCGTGTCGCCCTGATTTACGCCCTGGTTGCCGAGCGGCTTGCGGCATTTTATGAACACGGGCAGTGGCTGACCGTCGGACAGGGCGCCACGCTCTGTGCCGACTGGCTGTCGCGTTCGAAGCGCTCCTTGCCGATGGATGAACGCAAGCGGCTTTCCGAACTCTCCGACCAGTTGGCACGTCAGGTTGAAGCCAGCCTGTCACGCGAGGCCGGGCTGTTTACGGCGCATGAAATGATGGAGTCGCTCGATCACAACTACCATTCGGAAATCGGCCTGTCGATCATGGATGAGTGCGAGCGACTACACGATTCCTTGATCTGAATTGCAGTCGGCAGTAGTGGCTTCGGCTAGGCTGGGCGTTATTCGCCCATCCTTTTGTGAGTTCCCATGCTGCTTCGTCCATTTTCATTTGCCACCCTGCAACGCGCTCTGGCTGAAGGCTGGCGCATGGCCAATGCGACGCGTGGCGTCAGCATCGGCTACTCCCTGATTTTTGTAATCGCCGGCGGGCTGATCATCGGCGGGCTGCTGCGCCAGGGCTGGACGCCGTTCATCATTGCGGCTGCCGGCGCCTTCATGCTGATTGGGCCGGCGATTCTGGCCGGATTTTTCGGGATTGCCCAGGCACATGAGGCGGGCGAAAAAACAGGCATCACCAGCATATTCCACGGTTTTTCACAGGCGTCCGGTGCCTTGTGGGCGCTGGCGCTGGTTTGCGGCCTGTTGTTCATGATCTTCGTCACCGACGCGGCAATTCTCTACGCTTACATGCTGGGTGACGTGCCGGTCTGGCTTGGCGACCTGCAGCCGGCAGCCGATGGTGTGGCACGATTTGTTCGCTGGTCGGCCGTTTCGGGGGCCGTCGTGGCCTTCCTGCTATTTTGTGTCTCGGTCTTTGCCGTACCCCTGCTTTGCGAACAGCGGGCGGGTCTGGTCGAAGCCGTGGTCAGCAGCGTGAAAGGGGTTTTCAGCAATTTTATTCCCGCCATTTCGTGGGCTGTTTTGTTGTCGACCGCAGTGATCGGGAGTGTTTTCCTCCTGCCGCTACTACCGCTGACCTTGCCCTGGATGGCTTATGCCAGCCGCGCCTTGTATCGCGAAGTATTGCCGCTTGCTTGAGTTCGGCGTGTTGCACTGCGGCAAAAGGTATAATCGCGGTCTTTCCGCTTTTTGAAGCTTGCCGTGACTGTTCTCGATACTGAAATTGCCCGCCGTCGCACCTTTGCGATCATTTCCCACCCCGACGCCGGTAAAACGACGCTGACCGAAAAACTGCTGTGGTTCGGCGGCGCCATCCAGGTGGCCGGCGAAGTGCGCGCCCGCAAGGCTTCGCGCCATGCGACCTCCGACTGGATGGAGATGGAAAAGCAGCGCGGCATCTCGGTCACGTCGTCGGTGATGCAGTTCCCGTACCGCGAATGCATGATCAACCTGCTCGACACACCGGGCCACGAGGACTTCTCCGAAGATACCTACCGCACGCTGACGGCCGTCGACTCGGCGACCATGGTGATCGACTCGGTGAATGGCGTCGAAGCGCAGACGATCAAGCTGCTCAACGTTTGCCGCATGCGCGATACGCCGATCCTGACCTTCATCAACAAGCTCGACCGCGAAGGCAAGGAGCCGATCGACCTGCTCGACGAAATCGAGTCGGTGCTCGGTATCCAGTGCGCGCCGATGACCTGGCCGATCGGCATGGGCAAGCGTTTCCGCGGTGTCTATCACCTCTACAACGACGAAATCGCCTTCTTCGACCCGCAGGCCGAGAAGGGCACGGCCGAGATCATCAAGGGCCTCGACAATCCGCGTCTCGACGAACTGATCGGCGTGCAGGCCGACGAATTGCGTACCGACATCGAACTGGTGCGCGGCGCCTCGCACACCTTCGATGTCGATGCCTACCTGGCTGGCCAGCAGTCGCCGGTCTTCTTCGGTTCCGCGGTCAACAACTTCGGCGTGCAGAGTTTGCTCGATGCCGTGGTCGACCTGTCGCCGGCACCGATTTCCCGCCCGGCGGTGACGCGTCGTGTTGAGCCGAATGAAGCCAAGTTTTCCGGTTTCGTGTTCAAGATCCAGGCCAACATGGACCCCAAGCATCGCGACCGTATCGCCTTCCTGCGCGTTTGCTCAGGCAAGTTCGAGCGCGGCATGAAGGTCAAGCAGGGGGCCGGCGGCAAGCTGCTGGCGGTCAATAACGCCATTACCTTCATGGCGCGCGACCGCAGTACGACGGATGAAGCTTATCCGGGCGACATCATCGGTATTCCGAATCACGGCACCATTCGTCTCGGCGAAACCTTTACTGAAGGCGAAGACCTGCGCTTCACCGGTATTCCGTCTTTTGCGCCGGAACATTTCCGTCTGGCCCGGATTGCCAATCCGCTGAAGATCAAGCAGCTGCAAAAAGGCTTGCAGCAGCTGGCGGAAGAGGGCGCGACCCAGCTGTTCCGGCCGCTGTCCGGTACCGACATGATTCTGGGCGCTGTTGGCATCCTGCAGTTTGACGTCGTGGCCAGCCGCCTTGAGAACGAATATGGCGTCAAGGTTATTTTCGAAAGCTACAACTGTTCGACGGCACGCTGGATTCATGGCGATGCCACCGAACTGCGCCAGCTTTCCGACCGTTACAGTGCCAATGTCGCGCTCGACGGTGCCGATGATCCGGTCTATCTGGCACCGAACAATGTGTATCTCAACATGGTCAAGGAAAAGTATCCCAATCTGCGCTTCCTAGAAGCGCGCGAGGTAATCTGATCATGACCGTCCGGGTGCAGGAAGCCGATTTTGACCTCGGCGCGGAGTTGACCGCGCTAAGGGCTGGCGACGCCCGGGTGGGGGCCCTGGCCAGTTTTCTCGGGCTGGTGCGCGATATCAACGACGGTGCCAGCGTCTCGGAAATGACGCTGGAGCATTATCCCGGCATGACTGAGAAGGCACTCGAAGCCATCGTCGTTGAAGCCAAGGGGCGCTGGGATATCTACGATGCGCTGGTTATCCATCGCGTCGGGCCGCTCAAACCCTGCGATCAGATTGTGCTTGTCGCTGTGACCAGCGCGCACCGCGGCGAAGCTTTTGCTGCCTGCGAGTTCATCATGGATTACCTGAAAACACGGGCGCCGTTCTGGAAGCGCGAAGCAACGCCGGAAGGCGCCCGCTGGGTCGACGCGCGCGACAAGGATGATTCGGCTGCGGCACGCTGGGCAACGAAACAGGGTTAATTAATCGCCCATGAAAAAGGAGGCCGAGGCCTCCTTTTTTTGTGTCGGTTGCTTGCTGATCAGGTCTTGAACTGCGCGACCGCCTTGTGCAACGAGGCGGAAAGCGCATGTAGCTGACGTGCTGCTGCAGTCGTATGTTCAACGGCAATCGCGCTTTCTTCCGACATCTGGGCGATGGTTTCGAGCTGGTGGGCAATCTGGTTGCCGGCCTGGCTCTGCTCGCGAATCGAGTCGGAAATGCCGTTGACCACCTGTGTGACGCGCTGGGCGCCATCGCGGATGCGATTGATCGAGTCGCCTGCCTGGTTGGCCAGTTCGACACCGTTGCTGACCTGGGTCACCCCGGCTTGCATGCTGTTGACCGCGCTGCGCGTGCCGTTCTGGATTTTGCCGACCATACCGCCGATTTCGGTGGTGGACAAGCTGGTCCGTTCGGCCAGTTTGCGCACTTCGTCGGCGACGACGGCAAAGCCGCGACCTTGTTCGCCAGCCCGTGCCGCTTCGATGGCAGCATTCAGGGCGAGGAGGTTGGTCTGGTCGGCAATTTCCTTGATCGTATTGACGATCGAGGTGATCTGGTCGGATTGACGGCCGAGATCTTCGACGATTGTGGAGGACGACTGGACTGCATCCGAAATCTTGCGCATTTCATTGGCTGCGTTATGAATGACGGCCGCGCCTTCCTGGGAAATATTGCCGGCATCGATTGAAATGCCGTGTGCTTCATCGGCATTTTCCTTGACCTGATCGATGCTCACCGCCATCTGTTCAACTGCAGCCGCCATCGAGGAGGCCGCATCGCTTTGTTGGCGCGCACGATCAGCCACTTCTTCCGAGGCGTGCATCAATTCGTCGGCCGAGGTGGCAACTTGTTCGGCATTGCCGATGATGGTCGAGATCATGTCGCGCAGGGTGTGCTGCATGGTTCGGATGTTGGCCAGCAGGCTGTCGTTGTCGCCTGCGGCGCATTCCACTGTGGTGGTCAGGTCGCCTGCGGCAATGCGCTTGGTGACGGCCGAGGCAAGCGATGGGTCACCGCCCAGCGTCCGGATGATGTTGCGTGACAGCAGAAGTAGCGAAATGGCCACAAAAC
It encodes:
- a CDS encoding efflux RND transporter permease subunit, with the protein product MFQWIVEKSLASRLFVLVAAVVLMLWGGIQATRLPVDVFPDLNKPTVTVMTESGGMAPEEVEQLISFPLETTMSGLSGVSGIRSVSSAGLSFVYISFDWGVDIYRARQMVSERLSALESVLPPGIQPRMGPVSSIMGEIMLVAIPIVGESAGHSVNAKAAREYADWVLRPRLMAISGVSQVIPVGGEVRQFQVQPDTQRMATLGIGLDQIEAAVKGFAANTSGGFLELNGREYLIRHLGRSARLDDLKNLALTAREGQPILLRQVAEVGFSAAIKRGDGGFSDQKGSVPAVLLSIQKQPTADTVDLTKRIESALSDLKGSVPQGMSAPKVIFRQADFIESSIGNLQLKLLMAGCLVAGVLFFFLGNLRTMLISLTAIPLSILIAVLVFKWLGLSINTMTLGGLAIAIGELVDDAVVDVENILRRLREKAARGEPYSVFRTVIDASLEVRTAIVYATLIIALVFVPLFALPGIEGRLFVPLGVAYIVSILASLIVSVVVTPVLSSYLLPALVAHDHGETHLVIRLKAAYRQALEKVLHAPRLPIALAGSAVVLAILAVPFFPTTFLPPFNEGSITLGLRLNPGATLSESIRIATTAEAALRSLPEIEHLGRRTGRAELDEHAEGVHVTELEIRLKSGGRPKEAIYADIRQRLKDLPASLSLGQPIAHRIDHMLSGVRAQMAIKLFGEDLDTLRAQAGLLRERLAKIDGMADLEIEKQVLAPQIKVRVDFDAAARYGISTAQLTRTLQTLVDGEKVTQIVEGNRRFDLVVRLPESARSLEGLKNLLVETPGGRIPLSKLASIEDADGPNQITRDEGRRRIVISANAQGRALSDVVAELRAAVADFPLPEGYFITLGGQFQAQEEAAKLISLLAIGSTVLIFMVLFSRYQSALLAGLIMANVPLALVGSVLGLWLSGQPLSVAALIGFITLAGIATRNGILKISHYLNLMRFEGEVFGLPMIVRGSLERLTPVLMTALVAAFALAPLLFEAEQPGTEILHPVAVVIFSGLISSTLLDTFITPALFWLFGRKAAERLAAQESREAL
- a CDS encoding DUF411 domain-containing protein yields the protein MDSLNLTRRSVLLGLAALTLAPAVTWAKASPPVVDVWKDPNCGCCIDWVAHLKENGFQVRLFDSGNEAARRRLGMPAQLGSCHTALVAGYVLEGHVPAREIRRLLSEKPAALGLAVPGMPVGSPGMDGPAYRGRRDAYSVLLVERDGKTRVFESYQQSGS
- a CDS encoding DUF2189 domain-containing protein, whose product is MLLRPFSFATLQRALAEGWRMANATRGVSIGYSLIFVIAGGLIIGGLLRQGWTPFIIAAAGAFMLIGPAILAGFFGIAQAHEAGEKTGITSIFHGFSQASGALWALALVCGLLFMIFVTDAAILYAYMLGDVPVWLGDLQPAADGVARFVRWSAVSGAVVAFLLFCVSVFAVPLLCEQRAGLVEAVVSSVKGVFSNFIPAISWAVLLSTAVIGSVFLLPLLPLTLPWMAYASRALYREVLPLA
- a CDS encoding peptide chain release factor 3 codes for the protein MTVLDTEIARRRTFAIISHPDAGKTTLTEKLLWFGGAIQVAGEVRARKASRHATSDWMEMEKQRGISVTSSVMQFPYRECMINLLDTPGHEDFSEDTYRTLTAVDSATMVIDSVNGVEAQTIKLLNVCRMRDTPILTFINKLDREGKEPIDLLDEIESVLGIQCAPMTWPIGMGKRFRGVYHLYNDEIAFFDPQAEKGTAEIIKGLDNPRLDELIGVQADELRTDIELVRGASHTFDVDAYLAGQQSPVFFGSAVNNFGVQSLLDAVVDLSPAPISRPAVTRRVEPNEAKFSGFVFKIQANMDPKHRDRIAFLRVCSGKFERGMKVKQGAGGKLLAVNNAITFMARDRSTTDEAYPGDIIGIPNHGTIRLGETFTEGEDLRFTGIPSFAPEHFRLARIANPLKIKQLQKGLQQLAEEGATQLFRPLSGTDMILGAVGILQFDVVASRLENEYGVKVIFESYNCSTARWIHGDATELRQLSDRYSANVALDGADDPVYLAPNNVYLNMVKEKYPNLRFLEAREVI
- the moaE gene encoding molybdopterin synthase catalytic subunit MoaE — protein: MTVRVQEADFDLGAELTALRAGDARVGALASFLGLVRDINDGASVSEMTLEHYPGMTEKALEAIVVEAKGRWDIYDALVIHRVGPLKPCDQIVLVAVTSAHRGEAFAACEFIMDYLKTRAPFWKREATPEGARWVDARDKDDSAAARWATKQG
- a CDS encoding methyl-accepting chemotaxis protein; this encodes MSTNGMTLRSKLLAMTIATIAALVFLFGVLLSSERHQLLEDRQDKVRNLVEVAHATIAFYEGEARAGRLSTEDAQKAAMAAIRAMRYDKVEYFWIHNLNNLMVMHPIKPDLEGKSLDQLKDKNGKFFFVEFNKVVNAQGAGFVDYLWPKPGSDEGVPKLSYVQGFTPWNWVIGSGIYIDDVDAKFRADAIKLMIWGLGIGGFVAISLLLLSRNIIRTLGGDPSLASAVTKRIAAGDLTTTVECAAGDNDSLLANIRTMQHTLRDMISTIIGNAEQVATSADELMHASEEVADRARQQSDAASSMAAAVEQMAVSIDQVKENADEAHGISIDAGNISQEGAAVIHNAANEMRKISDAVQSSSTIVEDLGRQSDQITSIVNTIKEIADQTNLLALNAAIEAARAGEQGRGFAVVADEVRKLAERTSLSTTEIGGMVGKIQNGTRSAVNSMQAGVTQVSNGVELANQAGDSINRIRDGAQRVTQVVNGISDSIREQSQAGNQIAHQLETIAQMSEESAIAVEHTTAAARQLHALSASLHKAVAQFKT